A single Sulfurimonas aquatica DNA region contains:
- the ilvA gene encoding threonine ammonia-lyase has product MISIEEIQKAKKQIAHVVVDTPLAYAPYLSEIAECEIYLKKENLQVTGAFKIRGAYNKIASLSTEQKECGVIAASAGNHAQGVALSASKFGIKAVIVMPESTPLTKTDGVKHYGAEVILHGSNYDEAYAYATSYSQKHSLTFIHPFEDKEVIAGQGTIGLEILNKCKDLDIVVIPVGGGGLIAGVATAIKAINPKIKVIGVSAAGAPAFKQSFDLKRAVDSVSVRTIADGIAVRDTSEITLEYALKYVDEIISVDDAEIASSILYLLEKQKLVVEGAGAVGVAALLHKKIADVKNKKIAVILSGGNMDVTLLSVIIEKGLLKSGRKMKLTVTLIDKPGSLMNFTKILQELNANIVHISFDRTSVSLDYGDADVTVHMETKGEAHQEEIKRELKKEGYLREH; this is encoded by the coding sequence TTGATAAGTATAGAAGAAATTCAAAAAGCTAAAAAGCAAATAGCTCATGTTGTCGTAGATACACCATTAGCTTACGCTCCATATTTAAGCGAAATAGCAGAGTGTGAAATCTATCTAAAAAAAGAGAACCTGCAAGTTACCGGCGCTTTTAAAATTCGTGGTGCTTATAATAAAATAGCGTCATTGTCTACAGAACAAAAAGAGTGTGGCGTTATTGCCGCTAGTGCTGGAAACCATGCTCAAGGAGTTGCACTTTCTGCTTCAAAGTTTGGCATAAAGGCTGTCATCGTTATGCCTGAGTCTACGCCTCTGACTAAAACCGATGGCGTTAAGCATTATGGAGCAGAGGTTATACTTCATGGTAGTAATTATGATGAAGCTTACGCTTATGCAACATCATATTCTCAAAAGCATTCACTTACTTTTATTCACCCTTTTGAAGATAAAGAGGTTATTGCGGGACAAGGTACAATAGGTCTTGAAATCCTAAACAAATGTAAAGACCTTGACATCGTAGTTATTCCAGTTGGTGGCGGTGGACTTATTGCTGGCGTTGCAACAGCGATTAAAGCAATCAATCCTAAGATTAAAGTTATTGGCGTGAGCGCTGCTGGAGCACCTGCATTTAAGCAGTCTTTTGATCTTAAACGCGCTGTTGATAGTGTAAGCGTTAGAACCATAGCGGATGGGATAGCTGTACGTGACACATCAGAGATTACACTCGAATATGCACTTAAGTATGTTGATGAGATTATTAGTGTAGATGATGCAGAGATTGCAAGTAGTATATTATATCTACTTGAAAAGCAAAAGCTTGTAGTTGAAGGGGCCGGTGCAGTTGGAGTAGCAGCACTACTCCATAAAAAAATAGCAGATGTAAAAAATAAAAAAATAGCTGTCATTTTAAGTGGTGGAAATATGGATGTTACACTACTTTCTGTAATTATAGAAAAAGGTCTGCTTAAGTCAGGTCGTAAAATGAAACTAACTGTAACTTTAATCGACAAACCTGGTTCATTAATGAATTTTACAAAAATACTTCAGGAGTTAAATGCAAATATTGTACATATCTCCTTTGATAGAACTTCCGTATCTCTAGATTATGGAGATGCTGATGTTACTGTTCATATGGAAACAAAAGGTGAAGCTCATCAAGAAGAGATAAAGAGAGAACTTAAAAAAGAGGGCTATTTAAGGGAGCATTAG
- a CDS encoding CoA-binding protein translates to MECQFPTVNSNKEEIRKIFSSVKTIAVLGLSPDPQKPSHRVAKYLQEQGYTIIPVYPKEELILGQKVYRSLAEIPGDVDMVDIFRKPDALMAVAQAAIERGDVKVFWAQEGIVNNEAADKAKAAGMTVVQNHCTMVEHKHL, encoded by the coding sequence ATGGAGTGTCAATTTCCAACTGTTAATTCAAATAAAGAAGAGATTAGAAAAATATTTAGTAGTGTAAAAACGATAGCAGTATTGGGACTCTCTCCAGATCCTCAAAAACCAAGCCATAGAGTAGCAAAATATTTACAAGAACAGGGATATACAATAATTCCAGTTTATCCAAAAGAAGAACTCATCTTAGGACAAAAGGTATATCGTTCTTTAGCGGAAATTCCTGGTGACGTTGACATGGTTGACATATTTAGAAAACCTGACGCTCTTATGGCCGTAGCGCAAGCTGCAATTGAGCGTGGCGACGTGAAGGTGTTTTGGGCCCAAGAAGGCATAGTGAACAATGAAGCGGCAGATAAAGCAAAAGCAGCTGGCATGACTGTTGTACAAAACCATTGTACGATGGTCGAACATAAGCATTTATAG
- the tsaE gene encoding tRNA (adenosine(37)-N6)-threonylcarbamoyltransferase complex ATPase subunit type 1 TsaE, whose product MMIYRLGLEDLSPLVAKFKNEITDGVVILRGDLAAGKTTLVKEVVKAMEIEDMVTSPTFSLQQVYGSRIYHYDMYNHGLEHFLSLGMMEELDKEGLHFVEWGDDELLKILTLAEIPTVTIDIEKISNDEREYRVDYAHA is encoded by the coding sequence ATGATGATTTATAGACTAGGATTAGAGGATTTATCTCCTTTAGTGGCTAAATTTAAAAATGAGATAACGGATGGCGTTGTGATTCTTCGAGGGGATTTAGCGGCTGGAAAAACCACGCTTGTCAAAGAGGTGGTTAAAGCTATGGAAATTGAAGATATGGTTACTTCGCCAACGTTTTCTCTACAGCAAGTTTATGGCAGCCGCATATATCATTATGATATGTATAACCATGGTTTAGAGCATTTTTTATCTCTAGGGATGATGGAAGAGCTAGATAAAGAAGGCTTGCATTTTGTAGAGTGGGGCGATGATGAACTGCTTAAAATATTAACCTTAGCAGAGATACCAACTGTTACTATTGATATAGAAAAAATATCTAATGATGAGAGAGAGTATAGGGTGGATTATGCACACGCTTAA
- the lptB gene encoding LPS export ABC transporter ATP-binding protein yields MHTLKAVSLKKKIKSLEIVKGMSLDVSSGEVVGLLGPNGAGKTTTFYMICGLVEASGGEVFFDGENISTMPLHQRALKGIGYLPQEASIFKDLSVEDNLMVAAQVGIKDKKMQEARILELLDMFNIEPIRYRKGISLSGGERRRVEIARALVNQPKFLLLDEPFAGVDPIAVMDIQNVIKQLVSYDIGVLITDHNVRETLEVCDRAYVIKSGELLASGTSDEIGQNEDVRTHYLGEDFKL; encoded by the coding sequence ATGCACACGCTTAAAGCAGTTAGTTTAAAGAAAAAAATTAAAAGCTTAGAGATAGTAAAGGGAATGAGCCTTGACGTCTCTAGCGGAGAAGTTGTTGGTCTTCTTGGACCAAATGGCGCAGGAAAAACTACTACGTTTTATATGATATGCGGACTTGTTGAAGCGAGTGGAGGAGAGGTTTTTTTTGATGGAGAAAATATCTCAACTATGCCTCTGCATCAGCGCGCTCTTAAAGGCATAGGTTATCTTCCACAAGAAGCTTCTATATTTAAAGACTTGAGTGTGGAAGATAATCTTATGGTGGCGGCCCAAGTTGGTATTAAAGATAAAAAGATGCAAGAAGCGAGAATTTTAGAACTACTTGATATGTTTAACATCGAACCAATTCGCTACCGTAAAGGAATTAGTCTCAGTGGTGGAGAACGTCGTCGCGTTGAGATAGCGCGTGCACTTGTAAATCAGCCAAAGTTTTTACTTTTGGATGAGCCATTTGCAGGGGTTGATCCAATAGCTGTGATGGATATTCAAAATGTTATTAAGCAACTAGTCTCTTATGATATTGGTGTTTTGATTACAGACCATAATGTGCGTGAAACACTTGAGGTATGTGATAGAGCTTATGTTATCAAGTCAGGTGAGCTTCTAGCAAGTGGCACAAGTGATGAAATAGGACAAAATGAAGATGTCCGTACTCACTATCTTGGTGAAGACTTTAAGCTTTAG
- a CDS encoding putative bifunctional diguanylate cyclase/phosphodiesterase encodes MNENLSFYKFMHKQILVIIVLNVLTAPGYLLMGYIYTSMLYEFLWMLMTFVVAIYGYYLYKEFNIKMTLGAKDRWLNKVRYFMFTYSSTWSIMFYYYVMNENIEMHYIAISTQLGTSVVAATLLASQRKLVVFTVSFLMMPLILYFLFVGEAFSYILSFFTFVLGVVLLYAAKNTNDYILKSNYQAYHDHLTNIGNRRYFLEILESSVRENNDKYTYLLLIDLDYFKTINDTLGHDVGDELLKEVAKRMVNLSDKHDNKVARLGGDEFCILSSDFNTQESCLDGAKTFSTELLKEIKNNYNLNGNHLYISASIGVSVVNTTNIAAAEYLKEADMAMYEAKHNGRDGIIVFNEELCELVQRKLDIERLLHFALEKDEISLVYQPQIDEKNLVVGCEVLVRWHNEKLGFVPPDIFIPIAENTGFIIELGEYILYEAFQTIKEWDTSDLGIKQVSINISMRQLMHQDFLNTIQRAMKKYFRYGCEINIIFEITETSASDDYRSLVRVMNILKRYGITFSMDDFGTGYSSLSYLRELPIEELKIDKSFISQLADVQQASLVKTIVDIAKNLNLTIVAEGVEEEYQREYLQELDCDLYQGYLYSKPIKKEEFENFCRK; translated from the coding sequence ATGAATGAAAATCTAAGCTTTTATAAATTTATGCATAAGCAGATACTTGTAATTATTGTCTTAAATGTATTAACTGCTCCTGGTTATCTTTTAATGGGTTATATTTATACATCTATGCTTTATGAATTCTTATGGATGCTGATGACATTTGTTGTTGCAATATATGGCTATTATCTATATAAAGAATTTAATATAAAAATGACACTCGGTGCCAAAGATAGATGGTTAAATAAAGTTCGCTACTTTATGTTTACTTACTCCTCAACATGGTCGATTATGTTTTATTATTATGTTATGAATGAAAATATAGAGATGCATTATATAGCTATTTCAACTCAATTAGGTACTTCAGTAGTAGCAGCAACACTTCTTGCCTCACAAAGAAAACTTGTTGTGTTTACAGTCTCTTTTTTAATGATGCCTCTTATTCTTTACTTTTTATTTGTTGGAGAAGCTTTCTCTTATATCCTCTCCTTTTTTACATTTGTTTTGGGAGTAGTTTTACTCTATGCGGCAAAAAACACGAATGACTATATACTCAAAAGTAATTATCAAGCATATCATGACCATCTAACAAATATTGGAAATAGAAGATACTTTTTAGAAATTTTAGAGAGTTCAGTTAGGGAGAATAATGATAAGTACACATATCTACTTCTCATAGACCTTGATTACTTTAAAACCATAAATGACACACTTGGGCATGATGTTGGTGATGAACTATTAAAAGAAGTTGCTAAAAGAATGGTAAACCTCTCCGATAAGCATGACAATAAAGTTGCAAGATTGGGTGGAGATGAGTTTTGTATTTTAAGTTCTGATTTTAATACTCAAGAGTCTTGTTTGGATGGCGCAAAAACATTTTCTACAGAGCTACTTAAAGAGATAAAAAATAATTATAACCTCAATGGTAACCATCTCTACATCAGTGCAAGTATTGGGGTTAGCGTTGTCAATACAACGAACATTGCAGCAGCAGAGTACTTAAAAGAAGCCGATATGGCTATGTATGAAGCAAAACATAATGGTAGAGATGGAATTATTGTCTTCAATGAAGAGCTATGCGAACTTGTGCAGAGAAAACTAGACATAGAGAGACTTCTGCATTTTGCATTGGAAAAAGATGAAATTAGTCTAGTTTACCAGCCCCAAATAGATGAGAAAAACTTAGTAGTAGGTTGTGAAGTTTTAGTAAGATGGCACAATGAAAAACTAGGCTTTGTTCCTCCTGATATTTTTATACCTATAGCTGAAAACACAGGCTTTATAATAGAACTTGGCGAGTATATACTTTATGAGGCATTTCAAACGATTAAAGAGTGGGACACATCTGACTTAGGTATCAAACAGGTCTCAATCAATATAAGTATGAGACAACTTATGCATCAAGACTTTTTAAATACTATTCAAAGAGCAATGAAAAAATATTTTAGATATGGTTGTGAAATCAACATTATATTTGAAATAACAGAGACAAGCGCATCTGATGACTATAGAAGCCTTGTGAGAGTAATGAATATTCTAAAAAGATATGGCATTACTTTCTCTATGGATGATTTTGGAACTGGGTATTCATCTCTTAGTTATTTAAGAGAGCTACCTATTGAAGAGCTTAAGATAGATAAATCTTTTATATCTCAGCTAGCAGATGTACAGCAAGCTTCACTTGTAAAAACAATTGTAGATATTGCTAAAAATCTAAACTTAACTATAGTTGCCGAAGGTGTTGAAGAGGAGTATCAAAGAGAGTATCTTCAAGAGCTAGATTGTGACTTATATCAAGGTTATCTCTACTCAAAACCAATAAAAAAAGAGGAGTTTGAGAATTTTTGTCGTAAGTAA
- a CDS encoding WD40 repeat domain-containing protein yields the protein MEVLKNKGIGKPIVLLKILEDKRLLVVDSDTTIRFLNKDNFKVLDGFKVNIKHERYKNSVVEFSNDGVYFSTLTSDCKESRLYNTQTKKIITRVDRHHGEASCVGIDPLNRYMFSCGDDGKTFALDMKSGKLVFTLPVHVDTVNDIAFSANANWVATASYDKKISLFNLVTMAPKEKLKAHAAAVMKLKFLTKNRLLSVDKNSSVIIWNIYSGKIIERLQGIHDEVLQVTVSADGKFLFLGTTLGYVLLYDLDTYEQLSERYIKISSPITALEFDSELNHLLIGTGDGVIMTYDIYEGEKNLKELLATKDFDSIQKAAEVNPILAYTKVYNLVNDLWGKTLEKAKISLQKGDKKTALLLFDHFKNIPSKNSIIQKTIKEYAEFEKFSNFAKQGKLALAYSLANSFPDYKESSIYKALEKRWQKALIEAQKLSLQPRGGMDMAREKLAPYRGLSSKTKIIQELLSQADVYNRFRTAIGQKDFKLCFELLKQHSFLKEFPEYDILNQYGDSLYIKSEQYISAGEINRALKTLRILSDFNDFKDDVKELMLIIESKNKFIKAIEAEDMVTAYNMLAIAEELLDTPEGEKLQKQWNEDLQNAHFYAVQGDEKGVEESLKKYMNMTSKHMALATVFAWCYIVQLENAMESGVSRQEIENGIKNYMLNFGFQEHIEGFFDVFKEKYPESKLSIELLTQGSLSMWRPSMIAPSILD from the coding sequence ATGGAAGTACTTAAAAACAAGGGTATAGGCAAGCCGATTGTATTGTTAAAAATTCTTGAAGATAAGAGACTACTTGTTGTAGATTCTGATACAACGATACGATTTTTAAATAAAGATAATTTCAAAGTGCTAGATGGTTTTAAGGTAAATATAAAACATGAAAGATATAAAAACTCTGTTGTTGAATTTAGTAATGATGGAGTTTATTTTTCTACATTAACCTCAGATTGTAAAGAGTCTAGACTTTATAATACACAGACTAAGAAAATAATTACAAGAGTAGATAGACACCATGGAGAAGCATCTTGTGTTGGTATAGATCCACTTAATCGTTATATGTTTTCGTGTGGTGATGATGGAAAAACTTTTGCTTTAGATATGAAAAGTGGAAAACTTGTCTTTACTCTTCCCGTGCATGTTGACACAGTAAACGACATAGCGTTTAGTGCAAATGCTAATTGGGTAGCAACTGCCAGTTATGACAAGAAGATTTCACTTTTTAACCTTGTGACGATGGCTCCAAAAGAGAAACTGAAGGCCCATGCAGCAGCTGTAATGAAGTTAAAATTTTTAACTAAAAACAGACTCTTAAGTGTCGACAAGAACTCATCTGTCATTATTTGGAATATATACAGTGGCAAAATTATTGAGAGGCTTCAAGGGATTCACGATGAAGTACTTCAAGTAACCGTTAGTGCTGATGGTAAATTTCTGTTTTTAGGTACCACATTGGGTTATGTACTGCTTTATGACTTAGATACTTATGAACAGCTTTCAGAGCGTTATATCAAAATATCTTCACCAATAACGGCACTAGAATTTGATTCAGAGCTAAATCATCTCTTGATTGGTACAGGTGATGGTGTAATTATGACCTATGATATCTATGAAGGTGAAAAGAACTTAAAAGAGCTACTTGCTACAAAGGATTTTGACTCAATTCAAAAAGCTGCTGAAGTAAACCCTATCTTAGCATACACTAAGGTCTATAATTTAGTAAATGATTTATGGGGCAAGACTCTTGAAAAAGCTAAAATATCTCTTCAAAAGGGTGATAAAAAAACTGCATTACTTCTTTTTGATCACTTTAAAAACATACCCTCAAAAAATAGCATAATTCAAAAAACGATCAAAGAGTATGCTGAGTTTGAAAAGTTCTCAAATTTTGCAAAACAAGGTAAACTCGCTCTTGCATATAGTCTGGCAAACTCTTTTCCTGACTATAAAGAATCAAGCATCTATAAAGCATTAGAAAAAAGATGGCAAAAAGCATTGATAGAAGCACAAAAACTTTCCCTTCAACCAAGAGGTGGTATGGATATGGCTCGTGAAAAACTTGCTCCATATAGAGGTTTAAGTTCAAAAACAAAAATTATTCAAGAATTACTATCTCAAGCAGATGTTTATAATAGATTTAGAACAGCTATAGGGCAAAAAGATTTCAAACTTTGTTTTGAACTTCTAAAGCAACACTCTTTCTTAAAAGAGTTTCCAGAGTATGATATCTTAAATCAGTATGGAGACTCTCTATACATTAAATCCGAACAGTATATATCAGCAGGTGAAATAAACAGGGCATTAAAAACACTCAGAATACTCTCTGATTTTAATGATTTTAAAGATGATGTAAAAGAGCTCATGCTTATCATAGAGTCTAAAAATAAATTTATAAAAGCTATAGAAGCTGAAGATATGGTCACAGCTTACAATATGCTTGCTATAGCAGAAGAGTTGCTGGATACTCCTGAGGGAGAAAAACTTCAAAAACAGTGGAATGAAGATTTGCAAAATGCACACTTTTATGCTGTTCAGGGTGATGAAAAAGGTGTCGAAGAGAGTTTAAAAAAATATATGAATATGACATCTAAACACATGGCATTAGCAACTGTATTTGCATGGTGTTATATTGTACAACTAGAGAATGCAATGGAGAGTGGAGTCTCCAGACAAGAGATTGAAAATGGTATTAAAAACTACATGCTGAACTTTGGATTTCAAGAACATATAGAGGGATTTTTTGATGTTTTTAAGGAAAAGTATCCAGAATCAAAACTTAGTATTGAACTTTTAACGCAAGGTTCTCTTTCTATGTGGAGACCATCTATGATTGCACCCTCAATCTTAGATTAG
- a CDS encoding RNA polymerase factor sigma-54 codes for MAGLRQTQSVESKHKLSNTLRNWLPILHSSLSDLGEAMSPFVESNPVVEVESGYEENFESKIPRKVISRAVSNSRTEQIEALTIQSKSLYDVLDEQLGAPLFPTPISQEIAEHVVANLDDSGYYEGDSEKFCQEHSVTLDVFEKVRARFAHIEPIGIGAVDLSESFLFQLEGTEISDGAYSLACILINNLQEIHSYSSETYFSEAMHVISSFKNPPNIEYQEESSQVIPDLMIFFNDDENIEVKLNDAYYPTINIDTNYAVEHEFISQKIKEAKSLVDALDMRKATLYKVGLMIVEYQYEFFTGGQIMPLTLKTLADEFGHNPSTISRAIANKYIACDRGVLAMKEFFTTAIDEDVSNAAIKEFLIGLVKQENRSKPLSDMKLLDLIQEKFKVKMVRRTIAKYRKQLNIAGSSERKKLYHLGTH; via the coding sequence ATGGCAGGATTAAGACAAACGCAGAGTGTTGAGAGTAAGCATAAACTATCTAACACACTACGAAATTGGCTGCCTATTTTACACTCGAGTCTCTCAGATTTAGGCGAGGCGATGTCCCCGTTTGTTGAATCAAATCCAGTAGTGGAAGTCGAATCAGGCTATGAAGAGAATTTTGAATCTAAAATACCTAGAAAAGTAATATCTCGAGCAGTTAGTAACTCAAGAACTGAGCAGATAGAAGCCCTCACAATTCAAAGTAAATCACTTTATGATGTTTTAGATGAGCAACTCGGTGCACCACTTTTTCCAACGCCAATATCTCAAGAGATAGCTGAGCATGTTGTTGCCAACCTTGATGATAGTGGATACTATGAAGGGGATAGTGAAAAATTTTGTCAAGAGCATAGTGTTACACTTGATGTTTTTGAAAAAGTAAGAGCGCGTTTTGCTCATATTGAACCCATAGGGATTGGTGCAGTTGATTTATCTGAGTCTTTTTTATTTCAACTAGAAGGCACGGAAATTAGTGATGGAGCTTATTCTTTAGCTTGCATACTTATTAATAATCTCCAAGAGATTCATAGTTACTCATCTGAGACATACTTCAGTGAGGCTATGCATGTGATTTCCTCTTTTAAAAACCCACCAAATATAGAGTATCAAGAGGAGTCTTCTCAAGTCATTCCAGATTTAATGATTTTTTTTAATGATGATGAAAATATAGAAGTTAAACTTAATGATGCATATTATCCAACCATAAATATAGATACAAATTATGCTGTTGAGCATGAATTTATTTCACAAAAGATTAAAGAAGCAAAATCATTAGTAGATGCTTTAGATATGCGTAAGGCAACATTGTATAAAGTTGGATTGATGATAGTTGAATATCAATACGAGTTTTTTACTGGTGGTCAGATTATGCCTCTTACTCTTAAAACTTTAGCCGATGAGTTTGGACATAATCCATCAACAATATCAAGAGCAATCGCTAATAAATATATAGCCTGCGATAGAGGAGTACTCGCTATGAAAGAGTTTTTTACAACTGCAATAGATGAAGACGTCTCAAATGCAGCCATTAAAGAGTTCTTGATTGGCTTGGTAAAACAAGAGAACCGTTCTAAGCCATTGAGCGACATGAAATTACTTGATTTAATTCAAGAGAAGTTTAAAGTCAAGATGGTTCGTCGCACTATCGCAAAATATAGAAAACAGCTCAATATAGCGGGTTCGAGTGAGCGTAAAAAACTCTATCACTTAGGCACTCATTAA
- the trpD gene encoding anthranilate phosphoribosyltransferase: MTHHEAKVAFTSLFKHEMSDERMREFLLSLTLDENTSIDSIAAAAEVMRSFASPLPISEELRANAIDIVGTGGDKIGSFNISSTVALLVASCGATVAKHGSRSVTSQSGSADMFEKLGVRLDLSIEQSAKLLQATGFTFMFAANHHPAMKFIMPIRKSIPDKTIFNILGPLTNPAGVKKSMLGVFDNSFVPKMLEALKMNGATSAMVVSSKEGMDEISISDVTYASRLKDGIIHEFEIDPEEFGIKKMPLKAIMGGDAMHNAEILMKIFASSATDAQRDIVLINAAAALMVDGLARDMQDGMEMAREAILNLRAKKKLRQIIEVSQKL; this comes from the coding sequence ATGACACACCATGAAGCAAAAGTAGCATTTACATCTCTTTTTAAGCATGAGATGAGTGACGAGCGAATGAGAGAGTTTCTTCTTTCTTTAACTCTTGACGAAAATACAAGCATAGACTCTATTGCAGCAGCAGCAGAGGTGATGAGAAGTTTTGCCTCTCCTTTGCCAATCTCTGAGGAGTTAAGAGCCAATGCCATTGATATAGTTGGAACGGGTGGAGATAAAATAGGCTCTTTTAATATATCTTCCACAGTTGCTCTTTTAGTGGCATCATGTGGAGCGACTGTAGCAAAGCATGGAAGCCGTTCTGTTACTTCACAAAGTGGTAGTGCAGATATGTTTGAAAAACTAGGTGTGAGACTTGACTTAAGTATAGAACAGAGTGCAAAACTGCTCCAAGCAACAGGTTTTACATTTATGTTTGCCGCAAATCATCACCCGGCGATGAAATTTATAATGCCTATAAGAAAAAGTATTCCTGATAAGACAATATTTAATATTCTAGGACCGCTAACAAATCCAGCAGGTGTTAAAAAATCAATGTTAGGTGTTTTTGACAACTCTTTTGTTCCAAAAATGCTTGAAGCTCTTAAGATGAATGGTGCAACATCAGCAATGGTTGTTAGTTCAAAAGAGGGGATGGATGAGATAAGCATCAGTGATGTGACTTATGCCTCTCGGCTTAAAGATGGCATTATTCATGAGTTTGAGATAGACCCAGAGGAGTTTGGTATAAAAAAGATGCCCCTAAAGGCGATTATGGGTGGTGATGCTATGCACAATGCAGAAATATTAATGAAGATTTTTGCCTCAAGTGCTACGGATGCACAAAGAGACATAGTGCTTATAAACGCAGCGGCGGCTCTTATGGTTGATGGTTTGGCCCGTGATATGCAAGATGGAATGGAAATGGCGCGAGAGGCTATTTTAAACCTTAGAGCTAAGAAAAAACTTCGCCAAATCATTGAGGTTTCTCAAAAATTATGA
- a CDS encoding RNA-binding S4 domain-containing protein → MRIDKFLNSVNITKRRSVAQDMISNKVVLINDVIVKASKNVEVGSVISINYLESTKKYKVLKIPTTKSTPKSLQDEYIKEL, encoded by the coding sequence ATGAGAATAGATAAATTTTTAAATTCAGTAAATATTACAAAACGGCGTTCTGTTGCCCAAGATATGATAAGTAACAAAGTTGTTCTTATAAACGATGTTATTGTAAAGGCTAGTAAGAATGTTGAAGTTGGTAGTGTTATCTCTATTAACTACTTAGAGAGCACTAAAAAATATAAAGTATTAAAAATTCCAACAACAAAATCGACACCAAAATCACTTCAAGATGAATATATAAAGGAACTTTAA
- a CDS encoding TIGR02757 family protein — protein sequence MDIKARLDLEVDKRNSKDEINLDRLDPIIVAYRYNDASIALVCALFAYGNVKQIVKFLDSLDFSLLQESDEKIKQRLSKHYYRFQTSEDIIAFFIALKRLNEHNSLENVFKRGYESKKNVIDGINELINELYSLNPYSSKGYGFLVGKVTTKTKGAGALKRWMMYLRWMVRDDNIDMGLWNGVNKADLIMPLDTHTFHVSKKLGLLKRKSYDLEAAIELTQSLKNFDKDDPLKYDFALYRLGQEKVF from the coding sequence TTGGACATAAAAGCTAGACTTGATCTTGAGGTAGACAAACGCAACTCAAAAGATGAAATAAACTTAGATAGACTTGACCCAATAATAGTCGCCTATAGATACAATGATGCGTCAATAGCTCTTGTTTGCGCTCTCTTTGCTTATGGGAATGTAAAACAAATTGTTAAATTTTTAGATTCACTTGATTTTTCTCTACTTCAAGAGAGTGATGAGAAAATAAAACAAAGACTGTCTAAACACTACTATAGATTTCAAACTTCAGAAGATATCATTGCATTTTTTATAGCCCTAAAAAGACTTAACGAGCATAACTCTTTGGAGAATGTCTTCAAAAGAGGGTATGAGAGTAAAAAAAACGTAATAGATGGTATCAATGAACTCATAAATGAACTTTACTCTCTTAACCCATACTCATCTAAAGGGTATGGTTTTTTGGTAGGAAAAGTCACTACAAAAACAAAAGGCGCTGGTGCACTTAAACGCTGGATGATGTATCTGCGTTGGATGGTTAGGGATGACAATATTGATATGGGACTATGGAATGGGGTAAATAAAGCTGACTTGATTATGCCCTTAGATACACACACTTTTCACGTTTCAAAAAAGTTAGGACTTTTAAAAAGAAAGAGTTATGATTTAGAAGCTGCCATAGAACTAACGCAGAGTCTTAAAAATTTCGATAAAGACGATCCTCTAAAATATGATTTTGCTCTTTATCGATTAGGACAAGAAAAAGTTTTTTAG